One Drosophila virilis strain 15010-1051.87 chromosome 5, Dvir_AGI_RSII-ME, whole genome shotgun sequence DNA window includes the following coding sequences:
- the TpnC4 gene encoding troponin C, isoallergen Bla g 6.0201 produces the protein MAEGEYDKDQLRILRNAFKAFDLEGTGWIDHKDVSAILEILGQKLEPPAVKALIKEVDKGTTEKLNFSQFCKLAARFIEVEEDVGALQSELKEAFRVYDKEGKGYLTVATLRGILHELDDKISSQDLDSIIEEIDADGSGTVDFDEFMQVMTG, from the exons atg GCCGAGGGGGAGTACGACAAAGATCAATTGAGAA TTCTGCGCAATGCCTTCAAAGCTTTTGATCTTGAGGGCACCGGATGGATCGATCATAAGGACGTCTCGGCCATACTCGAAATTCTGGGCCAGAAGCTTGAACCACCAGCTGTGAAAGCGCTCATCAAGGAGGTCGACAAGGGCACCActgagaaattaaattttagcCAATTTTGCAAGCTAGCGGCTCGTTTCATCGAGGTCGAGGAGGATGTCGGGGCCCTGCAGAGTGAGCTGAAGGAGGCATTCCGTGTATACGATAAGGAGGGCAAGGGCTACCTGACGGTTGCCACCTTGCGAGGAATTCTTCACGAGCTGGACGACAAAATCTCGAGCCAGGATTTGGATTCGATTATTGAGGAAATCGATGCCGATGGCTCAGGAACTGTTGACTTCGATG AGTTTATGCAAGTGATGACAG GCTAA